The Vibrio coralliilyticus genome segment TCAAAGAATAACCTTACGCTAGTCAAACTGGCTGAGGAGGAAATAGAGTGAACAAAATCTCAACCACAGCTCTTGCAAAATTACGAGAGATCGAGCCAAAACAGTTGTTTCAAGATCTCAAGCTGGCGGGCTATATCAATCGTTCTGATGAAGCATGGGTATTGACGGAGCTCGGTCGAACGTTTGGTGGTGAATATGCTCAGCATCAAAAGTTTGGCCAATTCATTATATGGCCAGAAAACCTCCTGATTAATACAGTAGCCACTAGTGGTAAACCTCTCAGCGCGACTCAAATCGGGGAGCGATTCTCGCTCAGCGCTAAGAAAATCAACCAGCTTCTTCAGGAATTAGGCTGGCTGCAAAAAATGGATACGGGTTGGGAGGTAACGGCAAATGGCCTCAAAGTCGGTGGATATCAACGCCATGACAAAGAAAGTGGAAATCATTTTGCTGTTTGGCATGACTCAATTGTCCGCAACAAGCGTCTCAAACAATCAGTCATCGAGTTTTCAGGTCTGGATGCTGAAGCGCATGCTACCGATAAATCAATATCCAGCTTCCGGCAGAAATTCGAAGCCAAACACCGAACGCTAGATGGACATTATGTGCGATCTAAGGGAGAGCTCAAGATCGACAACTGGCTTTATATGAATGGCATCGTGCATGCGTATGATCGCCAATTACCGATTGATGAAGATGTGCTAAGCGATTTTTACTTACCGACTGGCAAAGTCTATTTACAATTTTGGGGACGCGATAATGGCGATTTCCCTGAGAATAAGAAAGCCGATATCAAGCGTATATATCACGAGCACCAATTTGACTTAATTGAAGTGATGCCTGAAGACATCGACCACCTTGATGATGTGCTTCCCGCGAAATTAAGAGAGTTTGGCATTACTGCCTATTAAAAAAACGCCTCACATGTGTGAGGCGTTTTCATCAAACTATCAGTTCAATTCAAACTGAATAGCGTCAATCAGCCAACCTGCAGTCCATGCATTGATGGCTTTAATTTGCTTCCCTTGAGGGACCTCGAATGTTTCAACCTTGATTGGCGATGCATAACCTTTCGAGCCCATCATGACTGAAGAGCCATCTTTGAACTTAAATTTAAGTGCAACGATATGGTTACCTCCCCAATAGTAATGACCTGAAGACACTTCAATACTCTTAACTTTGCTCAGATCAACGGGGTGACGTAGTGCTCCACCATGTCCACCAATAAGCGCATTAAGTTCTGTACCAACAGCATCAATCGCAAGACCAGAACGTACGTAAAGTACATCACTTGTCGTCACTTCCGCTTTTTGAACATCACCATTCGGATAACCAAAGATCGGAGAGAATTCCGTTTTACCCGCACGTAGCGTGCTTGAGCGGTAAGTGTTGTGGCTTAACCAACTTGGCTGATACGTCTCAGGAATTTGTCCAGCCTGAGTGATATTAGTCAGGTTGAACGAGTGCTGGTTCCAAATACGTGTCGCGTTTGTCCATGGCTTATCAGCTTGAGCAGACTGATACACATATACGCCCTTGTTAATGTTGTATTTGCTGTCGTAGTTGTTGGCTACCACAATCAGTTCAGCATTATCGTCACCCTCTAGGTCTGCAACGATTGGGTATTCCCACAAGGTTCCAGTCGAGTTATCGATCACAGCAAGCTCTTTACCTGTCTGACCATCAAGGATACGCACTTTGAAATGGTCCTGAACAAGCACTTCATCGATGCCATCAGCATCAAAGTCGTAAGCAGATACCCCTATCTTGCCACTACCGATATCATCGTTTTCAACCGACCAAACCAGCTCACCTTTTGCGTTGTACATGTCTACGGCTTTATAGCCTGCGTACACGATACCGATGCTGTCAGTACCTACTGACGTAGCCGTCTCAAACTGAACGCCTTCTACCAGCCAACCTTGTGACCACACATTCACACCCGTAACACTCTCACCTTCAGGAAGAACAAAGCGTTTCGTTTGCAGATGGTAGCCATAGTTTTTCGATCCCAACATGACTGAGGAGCCATTCTTCAGAGAAAACTCCATGGCCAGAAGGTGGCGACCACCCCAGAAGTACTTACCGTAAGTGACGTCAATAGCTGTCACTTGCGAAAGATCGATAGGATCGCGAAGCGCTCCACCGTTACCGCCGATCGTGTTATGGGCTTCAGTACCAATCGCATCGATAGCCGCGCCAGAACGAACATAGAGCAAGTTTTCATCGCTAACTTGTGCCGACTCCATATTGCCTTTCTCATAACCAAAGACTTCTGATTGCTGAGTCACTGACTCACTGTAAGCCGCTAGGAAACTTGAAACCGCTTGAACACCACCGCCAGGATTGTTCTCATTGGTTATTTCCCACTTGGTTGAACCATCATGTTCCAATACCGCCAGAGAGCTCTTTTGTGCAGACGAGTAGCTTGCCGGAACAGAAACCACCAATTCTGGATGCTTGTCTGAATCTAGATTCACCAATGAAGAGAACCAAACTTTGTCAGCAGCACTGTACTGCCAGTCAACAGCGCCTGAGCTTTGGAATAAAGTGCCGTCGGCAAAGACTTCCTGACTATTATCACCATCAAAGTCACCACTGATTGACGCTGGAGACCAGTTATGACTAAACACTGGCTGACCAGATTCATAATCGTAAACGCCATCAGCAGACAGAATTTCGATATCACCATCACCATCCAAATCGGCTAAAGCGATGTCACCCACCGTTTTCCAGCCAGATTCAACCGTCGCAATCTGCTTCTTCACATTACCATGATTATCAAGCACCTGGATGAAATCGCTGCCAGTACTGGTTGTGACAATTTCCACGATACCATCGTGATCTAAGTCTGCAACTGCAGGACTGTAACGAGCATCAGCAACAACACCGCCGTTATCATAGCTCCATAGCTCTGAGCCATCCACACCGCTCAGCGCACGAACTAAACCACCACGTGAGTAATTGCGACCTTCAAACGATACAATAATCACATCAGCGACATCTTGGTTATCGATTCGGCCGTCACCATTGTCGTCGTTAAGCTGACCGGTTACTGGCGTGACCATTACCTGATCTGACTCAGGCTTAAAGCTGCTGCCTTGCCAAGACCATTTCAGTTCAGTTTCAATTTTTTTATCTGGTTCTGAATAAGCAAGAACTCGCATCGAACGAGGGTTAGAAAAATCTAGGATCTCACCGTTGTAAGCCTTCACTGACTCAAGCTGAGTATTTGACTTGTAACCGCCAAACACCGCTAAGCGATTGTAAGAAAGGTTATCCCAGTCACTTAGCATCACACCAAGTCCCTCTGGAGCACGCACCTCTACTTCATGACCTTTGATGTACTCTGGTAATGAGTAACCAGAACGTTGACCTTCTTTTAGACAGTAACGTTCATTATTCTCTAGGCTGACAATACACGCCTCTGGGTATTGCTCAGACGCCAATACTCGCATCGAACGAGGCTTAGAAAAGTCTAAGTAACGACCATTATACGCTTTCACATTTTTAAGTTGTTCGTTTGACGTATAAGTGTCAAAAACGGCAAGTCTGTTGTATGACAGGTTATCCCAGTCACTCAACATAACGGAAACACCACTCGGTGCGAGTACATCGACCGGGTGCGCATAAATCCAATTTGGAAGTGAATAACCTGAGCGCTCTCCCGCTTTAAGGCAATACTTCTCCCCCGACTGCTGACTGATAATGCATCCCATAGGTTCGGAAGCATAGGCAGGCAAGCTTATGTTGGCTAAGGCAAATGAGCCAAATACCACTGCTAATAATTTACGTTCCATTTAGAACACCCTTCGCTGATTTGTTGCCAAATTAATGTATTGCTCAAGACTGGCGTAATTCTCCCGTTACGTTGCTTCACCCAGAAATAAGCGGTTAGATTGTTTCGCGCAGATTATCTGTATGTAATTTGCTCTGTTCAACAATTCAGCGAGAAGAACATGACTCAATAATGAGACATCTTAGAAACGAGACATTTAAAGTGGGATATCGCTTCATTTAACAGACAAAAGATAAAAACTTTTATCTCAGTATCCAACGACGTATAGAATGGCAACCATAATTCGAGAAAACGTACCGACGCCTAAGCTAGGTCAGTTTATTATGCAAATACCGTTATTTATCATTGCCGTCCTTTTCGCACTACCCGCCCTATCTCAGGATAAAGTGTATCGGCTGGATCACTTTGGTGCGATTAGCAATGACTCCCAAGACGATAGCCAAGCGATTCAAACTGCTCTATCTTCTCTCAATCCTGGAGATATTTTGGTTATACCTGAAGGCATCTATGATGTGTGTCAAACCCTGTATTTAACGAATACCAAACAAATTTCTTTAATTGGCAGCCAAGGGGCAATCTTACGTAAATGTTCTGACTTTAGTGGCGAATATTTACTGTACATCAAAGAGACTCAAAAGGTGTTCATTGGGGGGATTCATTTCATCGGCCTCAATAACGGCAATATAACACAAGTCTGGGGAGAGCAAGGGGTTTACCTTGCCAGTACCTCCGACTCTCACCTATCCAATAATACTTTTGAAAATTTTGGCGACGCTGCATTAAGGGTGACAACCGGGCCTAACCCAACGGACTCACTATCACAAAACGCCACCTTATTCGCCAATACATTTCGCAACTGCAGTCAGGTAACCACGACTCAAGCGACTCAAGGTTCTAGCGCTCCAGGTACGCAAAACATCACTTTCGAATATAACTTGTTTCAGGCTTGTACCCTCAAGTTATCAAGCCGGAAAGAGGTTCAAGGCGCCCTTGTTTATCACAATACTTTTAAGGAGATAAACAGTACCGCATTAGAGTTAAGTTATTACTCGAATGTATCAGTAAAAGATAATAATTTTGACGATATTACAGGGTTTATTATGAACGTTTACCCTAATACACGAGCAGAACAACCAGTATATTGGGGGAATATTGAATTTCACAATAATGACATATCAAATAGTACAATGGGGATCAGGCTACAAAGCTTTACATCTAATGAGTCTCCAACCAAATCAGTAGAAAACATTTCTATTTCTTACAATCGATTCAGCAATGTAACTTGTGAAAATA includes the following:
- a CDS encoding glycerol kinase, translating into MNKISTTALAKLREIEPKQLFQDLKLAGYINRSDEAWVLTELGRTFGGEYAQHQKFGQFIIWPENLLINTVATSGKPLSATQIGERFSLSAKKINQLLQELGWLQKMDTGWEVTANGLKVGGYQRHDKESGNHFAVWHDSIVRNKRLKQSVIEFSGLDAEAHATDKSISSFRQKFEAKHRTLDGHYVRSKGELKIDNWLYMNGIVHAYDRQLPIDEDVLSDFYLPTGKVYLQFWGRDNGDFPENKKADIKRIYHEHQFDLIEVMPEDIDHLDDVLPAKLREFGITAY
- a CDS encoding beta-prism lectin domain-containing protein, with product MERKLLAVVFGSFALANISLPAYASEPMGCIISQQSGEKYCLKAGERSGYSLPNWIYAHPVDVLAPSGVSVMLSDWDNLSYNRLAVFDTYTSNEQLKNVKAYNGRYLDFSKPRSMRVLASEQYPEACIVSLENNERYCLKEGQRSGYSLPEYIKGHEVEVRAPEGLGVMLSDWDNLSYNRLAVFGGYKSNTQLESVKAYNGEILDFSNPRSMRVLAYSEPDKKIETELKWSWQGSSFKPESDQVMVTPVTGQLNDDNGDGRIDNQDVADVIIVSFEGRNYSRGGLVRALSGVDGSELWSYDNGGVVADARYSPAVADLDHDGIVEIVTTSTGSDFIQVLDNHGNVKKQIATVESGWKTVGDIALADLDGDGDIEILSADGVYDYESGQPVFSHNWSPASISGDFDGDNSQEVFADGTLFQSSGAVDWQYSAADKVWFSSLVNLDSDKHPELVVSVPASYSSAQKSSLAVLEHDGSTKWEITNENNPGGGVQAVSSFLAAYSESVTQQSEVFGYEKGNMESAQVSDENLLYVRSGAAIDAIGTEAHNTIGGNGGALRDPIDLSQVTAIDVTYGKYFWGGRHLLAMEFSLKNGSSVMLGSKNYGYHLQTKRFVLPEGESVTGVNVWSQGWLVEGVQFETATSVGTDSIGIVYAGYKAVDMYNAKGELVWSVENDDIGSGKIGVSAYDFDADGIDEVLVQDHFKVRILDGQTGKELAVIDNSTGTLWEYPIVADLEGDDNAELIVVANNYDSKYNINKGVYVYQSAQADKPWTNATRIWNQHSFNLTNITQAGQIPETYQPSWLSHNTYRSSTLRAGKTEFSPIFGYPNGDVQKAEVTTSDVLYVRSGLAIDAVGTELNALIGGHGGALRHPVDLSKVKSIEVSSGHYYWGGNHIVALKFKFKDGSSVMMGSKGYASPIKVETFEVPQGKQIKAINAWTAGWLIDAIQFELN
- a CDS encoding right-handed parallel beta-helix repeat-containing protein — encoded protein: MATIIRENVPTPKLGQFIMQIPLFIIAVLFALPALSQDKVYRLDHFGAISNDSQDDSQAIQTALSSLNPGDILVIPEGIYDVCQTLYLTNTKQISLIGSQGAILRKCSDFSGEYLLYIKETQKVFIGGIHFIGLNNGNITQVWGEQGVYLASTSDSHLSNNTFENFGDAALRVTTGPNPTDSLSQNATLFANTFRNCSQVTTTQATQGSSAPGTQNITFEYNLFQACTLKLSSRKEVQGALVYHNTFKEINSTALELSYYSNVSVKDNNFDDITGFIMNVYPNTRAEQPVYWGNIEFHNNDISNSTMGIRLQSFTSNESPTKSVENISISYNRFSNVTCENISEEKYKKIIRTYSQNSSYSFDNINIIGNEYDEESGCDFLSIDMSSENINIEENKKKIIVGEN